One Pithys albifrons albifrons isolate INPA30051 chromosome 17, PitAlb_v1, whole genome shotgun sequence genomic window carries:
- the LOC139679973 gene encoding acyl-CoA dehydrogenase family member 11-like: MFARRLPWWRSSATIQAWQSGHFLPRPRDRCQALSIKGINTTAGQEQQVSTQEKQGLEDLEMPLARRQTETLFQEQPETGNPYLEDTLLRSYLKTHLPPKVLEEVHQDLERFGKRLLTKIQPLAWECELNPPVFRQYDAWGQRVDRIDTCSAWRRMKEISAEEGLIAEAYERRYSNWSRLFQAVKLYLFSSSSGGFSCPLAMTDGAAKVIESLGIPGSLKNAFDHLTSRDPRKFWTSGQWMTERRGGSDVANGTETVARRQPDGSYRLYGFKWFTSAADSDMALTLARIADAEGQCPQGSRGLSLFFLRVRDEEGKLNSIQVQRLKDKLGTRQMATAELWLQGARAELISAEGRGVASISSMLNITRIHNVIGAVSSMRRMISLSRDYACRRVAFGKLLKDHPLHMQTIARMEVQVRGAFLLLMDIMRLLGLAETSQASEQDLLLLRLLVPVAKLYTGKQASAVAVEAMESFGGQGYMEDTGLPVILRDTLVLSIWEGTTNILSLDVLRSLAKSQGQVMAVFLSTVQKKLALASGTAELAPAVQRAQEAVGSLGQFLEKAGAEPTMGMELAARDLSYSLARIYTGALLMEHAARPDASPADTCAALRWCSQELCPVAAGSVSGSYGVGAARQDSALVYGGSRL; encoded by the exons ATGTTTGCCCGTCGCCTGCCCTGGTGGAGATCCAGTGCCACCATCCAGGCCTGGCAGTCGGGTCACTTTCTGCCTCGCCCCCGGGACAGGTGCCAAGCGCTGAGTATTAAAGGAATCAACACGACAGCGGGGCAGGAGCAACAGGTCAGCACGCAGGAGAAACAAGGGTTGGAAGATCTGGAAATGCCCCTTGCAAGGAGACAAACAGAGACCCTCTTCCAAGAGCAGCCCGAGACTGGGAACCCGTACTTGGAAGACACTTTGCTTCGGAGTTACTTGAAAACACACCTTCCTCCCAAG GTGCTGGAGGAGGTGCATCAGGACCTGGAGAGGTTTGGAAAGCGCCTGCTAACCAAGATCCAGCCTCTGGCCTGGGAGTGCGAGCTGAACCCCCCCGTGTTTCGGCAGTACGACGCCTGGGGACAGCGCGTGGATCGCATCGACACCTGCTCGGCGTGGAGGAGGATGAAGGAGATCTCAGCAGAGGAGGGGCTGATTGCTGAGGCCTATGAGAGAAGATACTCCAACTGGAG tcGCCTGTTCCAGGCTGTCAAACTGTACTTGTTCTCAAGCTCCTCTGGAGGTTTCAGCTGTCCACTGGCCATGACTGATGGGGCAGCCAAAGTCATTGAG TCTCTGGGTATTCCTGGATCTCTGAAGAATGCTTTTGACCATCTGACATCCCGTGACCCCAGGAAGTTCTGGACCTCAGGCCAGTGGATGACGGAGCGCAGGGGCGGCTCAGATGTTG CTAATGGCACAGAGACCGTGGCCAGGAGGCAGCCAGATGGCTCCTACCGACTCTATGGGTTCAAGTGGTTCACATCAGCGGCTGACTCTGACATGGCATTAACCCTGGCCAGGATAGCAGATGCTGAAGGACAG TGTCCCCAGGGCTCCAGGGGCCTGTCCCTGTTCTTCCTGAGGGTTCGAGATGAGGAGGGGAAGCTGAACAGCATCCAGGTGCAGCGGCTCAAAGACAAGCTGGGCACCAGGCAAATGGCAAcggcagagctgtggctgcagggggcgagggcagagctg ATCTCTGCAGAGGGCCGCGGGGTGGCCTCCATCTCCAGCATGCTGAACATCACCCGGATCCACAATGTCATCGGTGCAGTATCCAGCATGAGAAG GATGATCAGTCTGAGCAGGGACTATGCCTGCAGGAGGGTTGCCTTTGGGAAGCTCCTCAAGGACCATCCCCTGCACATGCAAACAATAGCCAGGATGGAG GTGCAGGTGCGAGGGGCGTTCCTGCTGCTCATGGACATCATGCGCCTTCTCGGCCTGGCAGAAACCAGCCAGGCCAGtgagcaggacctgctgctcctgaggcTGCTGGTCCCTGTGGCCAAACTGTACACAGGGAAGCAG GCTTCTGCTGTGGCTGTTGAGGCCATGGAGAGTTTTGGGGGCCAAGGCTACATGGAGGACACAGGCCTGCCAGTCATACTGCGGGACACTCTg GTTCTGTCCATATGGGAGGGAACCACCAATATCCTGTCCCTCGATGTCCTGCGGTCCCTTGCCAAGAGCCAAGGGCAGGTGATGGCTGTGTTCCTGTCCACAGTGCAG AAGAAGTTGGCTCTGGCCTcgggcactgcagagctggcaccGGCCGtgcagagggcacaggaggCCGTGGGCAGCCTCGGGCAGTTCCTGGagaaagcaggagcagagcccaccaTGGGCATGGAGCTGGCAGCGAGAGACCTCTCCTACAGCCTGGCACGGATCTACACAG GAGCTCTTCTAATGGAACATGCAGCTCGGCCCGATGCCTCCCCCGCAGACACCTGTGCTGCGCTCAG GTGGTGTTCCCAGGAGCTGTGTCCGGTGGCCGCGGGGTCGGTGTCGGGCAGTTACGGGGTGGGGGCAGCGCGCCAGGACAGTGCCCTGGTGTACGGGGGCAGCCGGCTCTGa